Genomic window (Aggregicoccus sp. 17bor-14):
GCCCCCGCGCCGCGCTGTGCGAGGACATCCTGGACGCGCTCGCGCTCGGGGTGGGCGACTACTTCGAGAAGACGCGCGCCTTCAAAGTTTTGGGCATCTCGCTCTCCGGCGGGCGCGACTCGCTGCTCACCCTGCTCATCGCGCACCGCTACGCGAAGCGCGTGCGGCCGGAGAACCCCGGCAGCCTCATCCGCGCCTTCTACCAGCCCAGCCGCTACAGCTCGGACGAGACGCGCGAGGCGGCGGAGACCATCGCGCGCGAGCTGGGCGTGCCCTTCCAGGTCATCGCGATCGAGGAGGCCTTCGGGCGCGAGGCGGACGTGACGCGCCAGATGCTGGGCGGCGAGCCCTTGAGCGCGCTCACCGAGCAGAACATCCAGGCGCGCCTGCGCGCGCAGCGCATGTGGAACTGGAGCAACACCTCGGGCGGGCTCTTCCTGCAGACGGGCAACATGAGCGAGAAGGCGGTGGGCTACACCACCATCGGCGGCGACCTGATGGGCGCGCTCGCCGTCATCGCCAACGTGCCCAAGACGGTGGTGATGTACCTGCTGGACTACCTGCTGGAGACCACGGGCCTCGAGGGCATCCGCAAGGTGCTGGCGAAGCCGGCCGGCCCCGAGCTCGCCCCCAACCAGGTGGGCGAGGAGGAGCTGATGCCCTTCCCGGTGCTGGACGCCTGCTTCTTCCTCTTCGCCGGCGAGAAGCTCACCCCCGCCGAGATGCTGCAGGCGCTCGCGCCGATGTTCCCCGAGCTCCCGCCCGCGCGGCTGCAGGGCTACGTGGACAAGTTCGTCCGCCTCTTCCTGCAATCCATCTACAAGTGGGTGCAGAGCCCGCTGTCCCTGCACATCGGCAACCTGGACCTGGACCGCGAGCGCGCGCTGCAGCTGCCGGTGGTCAGCAGCGCCGAGTGGACCCGCGAGCCCTGAGCGGCCTGCCCGGTCGCCGTCCGGGCGACCCCTCCCGCCCGTCCTTGTCGCATGTGCACCACAGGACAACCTTCAGGTCAGTCCACGACACCTGGAGGCAGCACCATGAAAGCGGCAATTCTCGCAGGCGCCGTCGCGGCCCTGCTCTACGGAACGGCGGCGCGCGCGGGCAACGGTGACCCGCCGTCCCAGGCGAGCGGCAGCACGCAGGCGCAGCCGAGTGAGCCCGAGCGCAGCCTCGATACTGCGAGCACCCAGACGGGCACCGGTGGCTCGGGCAGCACGCAGGTGCAGCCGGCTACTCCGCCCAGCAGCACGTCTACCCAGACCACGACGACCCAGACGACGACCACGACGCAGCCCTCGCCCGCCACCGGTGCGGCCCCGGCCGCAAGTACGCAGACGGGCGGCACCGGCGGCAGCGGCGTGGCCACGGATCGCCCGGTGACGACCCAGCCCGTGCCCGCTCCGCCTCCGACGACTGACTCGGGCGCCGCGGCCATCACCACCACGCCCACCGACGCGCAGCCCTACGAGCCGAAGAAGCACGCGGACATGAAGGGCCTCACGGTGACGCTGGGCGCCGGCGTCGAGGGCTACACCCAGGCGCTCGCGCCCGAGGTGTCTCCCGGTCCCGCGGTGGCGGTGAATGCGAACTTCCGTCCCACGCGCGTGCTGGGCCTCGAGCTCGGCTACTCGGGCGCGGTGAACGAGATCAAGCACGAGGACAACGTCAACGGCGCGGACATCGTGCGCAACGGCGGCCACGCGGCGCTCACCGTGGGCCTCACCACCACCTCGGTGCAGCCCTACGTGCTCGGCGGCATCGGCATCAGCGACTACAACGTGCGCGACGACCGCAGCGCCCGCTTCCGCGACGACACCGTGGGCAACGTGCCAGTGGGGCTGGGCCTGCGCACCCACATGGGCAACTTCACCGCGGATGCGCGCGCCGGCTACAACTTCCTCTTCGACCAGGAGTTCGCCCGCCGCGTGCCCTCCGACAACGTGGGCGACGTGGAGTTCAGCAACACGGGCCGCTACGACGCCACGCTGAACTTCGGCCTCACCTTCTAGGCCGGACTGCCTCCCTCGATGGCGCCGCGCTCCCATCCCGGCTCCTGCCGGCTGGAGCCGGCGCCATCGGCGCTTCAGGCGGCCCTCCCCGGCGCCCGCCTGCCTGGCTGGCCCGCGTCGAGCGCCGGACGGCCCCGCGCACTTCCTCCGAGCGCGGCGGCGGGGTGGCGCTTAAGGTTGCCGGACGCAGCATTCCCCGCAGTTTTCCCGCATACCGGGACGGAGAGACGACGGATGGCGCTGAAGACCGAGGACGTGAAGGTGGGCACTGGCCCCGAGGCCACCGCGGGCAAGACGGTGACCGTGCACTACGTGGGCACGCTCACCAACGGCTCCAAGTTCGACAGCAGCCGCGACCGCGGCGAGGGCTTCAGCTTCCGGCTCGGCGCGGGCCAGGTCATCGAGGGCTGGGACAAGGGCGTGGCCGGGATGAAGGTGGGCGGCGTGCGCAAGCTCACCATCCCGCCCGAGATGGGCTACGGCGTGCGCGGCTATCCCCCCGTCATCCCGGGCAACTCCACGCTCCTCTTCGAGGTGGAGCTGCTGGCCGTCCGCTAACCCCTTCGCGGGACACCCCTTCCAGGAGCCTCCATGGCCACCGTCGAGATCGGCAAGGACAACTTCAAGGACACCGTGAGCAAGGAGGGGATCGTCATCCTCGACTGGTGGGCGGCGTGGTGCGGCCCCTGCCGCGCCTTCGCCCCGGTGTTCGAGCAGTCGAGCCAGAAGCACGCGGACATCACCTTCGGGAAGATCGACACCGACGCGCAGCCGGAGCTCTCCGGCGCCTTCGAGATCCGCTCCATCCCCACGCTGATGGTGTTCCGCGACGGCATCCTGCTCTTCAACCAGCCCGGGGCGCTGCCCGCCGCGGCGCTCGAGGAGCTGGTGGGCAAGGTGCGCGCGCTCGACATGGAGGAGGTGCGCCGCGAGGTCGCCTCCCGCCAGGCCGAGAGCAGCAAGGCCTGAGTCGCGCCGGCACGCTGCGCTACAGCAGCGTGCCGCTCAGGATGAGGGTCGCCGCGGTGAAGTAGATGATGAGCCCGCTCACGTCCACGAGCGTGGCCACGAAGGGCGCGCTCGCGCTCGCGGGGTCGAAGCCCACGCGCCGCAGCACGAAGGGCAGCATCGAGCCGCTCAGGGTGCCCCAGAGCACCACCCCCACCAGGCTCACCCCCACGGTGAGCGCCACCTTCGCCCAGTGCTCGCCGTAGGCGTGGAAGGCGTAGTGCCAGGCGCTGATGCGCACCAGGCCGATGACGCCGAGCAGCAGCCCCAGCGCGAGCCCCGAGGCGAGCTCGCGGTGCATCACCCGCCACCAGTCGCGCAGGCGCACCTCGCTCAGCGCCATGGCGCGGATGATGAGCGTGCTGGCCTGGCTGCCGGAGTTGCCGCCCGAGGAGATGATGAGCGGCACGAAGAGCGCGAGCACGACGGCGCGGTCGATCTCGTGCTCGAAGTAGCCCATCGCCGTCGCCGTGAGCATCTCGCCCACGAAGAGGATGGTGAGCCAGCCGGCGCGCTTCTTGATCATGTCGAAGAAGCCGATCTCGAAGTAGGGCGCGTCCAGGGCCTCCATACCGCCGGCCTTCTGGATGTCCTCGGTGGCCTCCTCCTGGACCACGTCCACGATGTCGTCCACCGTGACGATGCCCTTCATGCGGCCCTCGGCGTCCACCACCGGCAGGGCGATGAGGTCGCTCTGGCTGAAGAGCCGGCTCACCGCCTCCTGGTCCATGTGCTCGGGCACGGTGACCAGGTGCTCGGTCTGCATCACCTCGTGCACGTGCTTGTCCGGCGAGGCCTGGAACAGCTCGCGGATGCTCACCACGCCGAGCAGCTTCTGGCTCGCGTCCAGCGCGTACGCGTAGCTGAGCGTCTCCAGCTGGGTGCG
Coding sequences:
- a CDS encoding FKBP-type peptidyl-prolyl cis-trans isomerase; its protein translation is MALKTEDVKVGTGPEATAGKTVTVHYVGTLTNGSKFDSSRDRGEGFSFRLGAGQVIEGWDKGVAGMKVGGVRKLTIPPEMGYGVRGYPPVIPGNSTLLFEVELLAVR
- the trxA gene encoding thioredoxin, which translates into the protein MATVEIGKDNFKDTVSKEGIVILDWWAAWCGPCRAFAPVFEQSSQKHADITFGKIDTDAQPELSGAFEIRSIPTLMVFRDGILLFNQPGALPAAALEELVGKVRALDMEEVRREVASRQAESSKA
- the mgtE gene encoding magnesium transporter, with protein sequence MNTETELLSPPELRDVWQVLSRDERVEGFRLLPPGSTDDFFLSLSAHEQMDLLQSLQPQERRAWIRLLAPDDAADLLQEAEPELRTELIGLLDVSTRGEVQALLAYAEDDAGGLMSPRFARVRPDMSIDEALRYLRKQARTQLETLSYAYALDASQKLLGVVSIRELFQASPDKHVHEVMQTEHLVTVPEHMDQEAVSRLFSQSDLIALPVVDAEGRMKGIVTVDDIVDVVQEEATEDIQKAGGMEALDAPYFEIGFFDMIKKRAGWLTILFVGEMLTATAMGYFEHEIDRAVVLALFVPLIISSGGNSGSQASTLIIRAMALSEVRLRDWWRVMHRELASGLALGLLLGVIGLVRISAWHYAFHAYGEHWAKVALTVGVSLVGVVLWGTLSGSMLPFVLRRVGFDPASASAPFVATLVDVSGLIIYFTAATLILSGTLL